DNA from Cottoperca gobio chromosome 4, fCotGob3.1, whole genome shotgun sequence:
aaaaaaataactttaaaagtaaaaatgtaaagtaagtaaagtactttaaaaaataaaaagtactttggtcagattttattttgcatacttgagatgcttttttaaaatcatgtgtaaatataatcacatcatATCTAGACTGAATCCAGATTAAAGGGACACGTtaataagtcattatttagtTCTCTTGCTCTGTAACAGATGGCGCCTCAGACAGCCCTGCCAGCCCTCGTGTCTGATGCTCCAGGACATGATTTGTCCCGTTACTAAAGCCAAAAGTCAGAACAAGCCCTCAAAAGCATTTCCATTCTGATCAAAAGTGTCCCGAGCACCCTCTTCCATCGGGACCCACAGGCCTCTGTCTCAGCCTCTTCAGCACCCACAGGGGAGCCTGCTTGTTAACATGGATTATACTGTGCTATCCAACCGTATCTGCGGGGTGACGGCAGCAGCGACACTATTGCAGAATTCAAGATGTGCCGTCCTGCACAGAgggctgcaaaaaaaaaaacatttgactgcTGCCTTTTCCCGTACTCAAGTAGAATCCTAATGTTGCGATGCTCTCAGGTGCTGTGAGAAAAGCCCATCCAGTGCCGGGGTGTCATGCTAAGCTCCTGAGTTCTGCGGCGTGTGCTCTGCACACCAATTACCGGCCCCTCGGGTAGAAAGGTTGGATTTTAAAAGCTTCAGAGGACAACCTGGCTGCAAATGAGCTGTCTTAAAAACACATGCTTAAGGCAGCGTTATGATTTTCAATGACCTTGGAAACCTTTGGAGACTAACAATGATACTGGGGTGCTCGGAGCTAAAGGGGGGTCACGGGCATTTTAACACCTTAGTACCTCTTCGTGCTAAGCAAAGCTTCAGACACATATTTTAGGAAATTTTACATTTCGTAAAATGTTGGACTATTGGTGTAAGCTTCAGCCCCTCGATACACAACGGTGAGATGTCTGAGGAACTAAACTAAAAGTGTTTACGACAGTTTTACAGCTGTTTATTCTCAAACACATAAACCCTAATACCCAATTTCCTGATTTCTAATGTCCcagtcatatgtgtgtgtaactcTCCTAcacatccctgtgtgtgtgtgtgtgtgtgtgtgtgtgtgtgtgtgtgtgtgtgtgtgtgtgtgtgtgtgtgtgtgtgtgtgtgtgtgtagctctgtgAATAGAGCAGAAGTATAATCTCCTCAGCAGCTGACTCATTGTGACACATATATTACCTGCTGTAAAtaagcacagtgtgtgtgaagctgccCGGgtcacagatgtgtgtgtgtgtatgtgtgtgtgtgtgtgtgtgtgtgttcatgacaGCAGACTGTAAAGTAAATGTGGAGCTTTCAGAGCGAGCCTGCGAGATGCTATCATGTTTTAGAGATAAGAATTCATGAATGAGCTCTCTCTGATTTATAACATTTcacaaagtaaaacttttacTAAATCTTTTTCTTGAGCtttgagatgtgtgtgttgtgagtccACACTGACACCTGGTGGcattgtgtgtgtcagcattttatctttttaaaaatgttgttttttgataaatgtgttgtgtatatGATAGAAGTGTAACATGAGGTCGAGGCTGCAGCAGTTTAATAATGTGTAAATATCCTTTAATGGAATGATAAATCACTGTATGCTCTAGAAACAGAGCTGATGTCATTTAAAGCTCGTTACAACCGTTCCACTGATCACAATTAAACACCGCTGGTACATGTAAAAGTCTAACTTAAGTGATTTTAGTGAGTTTAGTTTCATGACCCTTACACTTGTACTAACTTTGTTATTTATCAGACAATTAAAGGTTGTTTTGaagtctttcttttcttaattaCACACTCAATGCATGAAGATAATAGTGTCCATATGCTTAAAACATCATTTTGAGGGCATTTTCcgcctttatttgacagctaaTGTGGAGAAAGGAAACGTCAGACGGGAGATGTAGAGACGTGTAATAAAGGTCCCAAGTAAAAATCTAACTGGGCATATAAAAGTATTATATAGTGGCACATGATCGGTATCTTAAACCAAGTGGCTGCTGAGACACTCGAGGAGGACCAGGAAGAGACACAGCAGTGAATGATATCACTGTATTACATATATTCCCATATTTACACACAGCCTAAAAGACCATTCAAGAGCAACTActgtaaaatgtacttaaatatgtgtgtagatactTACATAAACCACAGCTGAGTCATGTTTCATGTATCTTCACCTTTAACGCACCTTTAATGTTACTCTGGTGTCAAAGAGCTACTCTGATTGTAACATGCTGTTCAGGTTTCTGCAGAATGAAAGGTTTTTAGCGTTCCTCCTTAAATTGAGGTAAGTCATCAAAcgcaccccccaccccccactcTCTTCAGTCCAGGGCAACAGAGTGAGGTGTTCCCATGATGCATCTCACTAATTACAGCTGTACGGCTCTGGATGGATCAGCATGTTTGCTTTTCTCCAAAGGGTCATTATGTTCTCCTGGCCTTAATGTTCAAGCTCCTCAGAGAAGCTTCTACTTCAAAGTATGGTTGTTATGTCAAGTTTGAAGACCCAGTGCCCTATTAAAGGTAAACAAAGGGAAAAATACACAAAGTACAATAACTTGTGGCCAAAACCTCCCACACGCGCTCGCAGACTTTCTTGTGACGAGCAGagacatacgtggatgtacagTAGCTGATATTCAATGTCTTGAGTTGTTTCAGCACAAATAAAACTCGTTCAGTGAGGGAGGGGGAATAGCAGGATGACGACCACTATGGGAATGCAGTAATTGGGAGAAGTGCAGGAGAGAGTGGCACAGGATGAGATCACTATGTTGGGATAAAGGTGAAATATTGTGAGATGAAAGTGATTTGAGGTTATGTTCACCCCAGCAGGCTCCACATGAGGAGGAGTTAGAACtataaaaagtatataaatggtgtgtgtgtgtgtgtgtgtgtgtgtgtgtgtgtgtgtgtgtgtgtttaatcatCGAATGCATTCAAACAATCAATGCACGATGCATTTCAGAGCAATCAAGTCGGATCGAAACCAAGAGTCCGAGTGTGTGGATGAACTCAGTGGCTTCAAAGCGtcgcgagggggggggggaagtaagATATTAGCAAAGGGTGACACCAAGAAGCTGACTTGCgttcaaactgtttttctttttctccggACAGACCGTTTGTCCCTTCTTCGTTTGATAAACAGATTTGCAACCACCTCACACACTGTACGGCACATGGCTACTTTAACAATTTCCCAAATGAGGGAAATTGTTTGGTCAGGATGACAGAAGGAGAAAGGAAATGACACGAGGTACGAGATGAGTGGGAGCAGAGGAAGAGTACGTTTGTTACCTGTGAATCTTGGTACAAGGGTGTCTTGTGATGAGATAGAGAGGCGAAGGAGGAAGCGACGCTACCGCTGGCAAAAAGCCTGCATTATGGGTTATTTTCTCATCTCGCTCAATCTACTCCCGGCTCCATCTGAACCCCACTGAGGCAGGCAGTCTATTACAACAGCCCCATTTGATGCAGACAACAAAAGAATGTGATTGCACTCCCATGCCTCTGCTTGCCTTGCATTGTGACCAAGCACTCCGCCGCCCGTCATTACAGCAGATACTGTATGACACCACACTTTGAGGTGCAATGTCACCGCGGAGAAGATTTCAGCAGGAGTCACCACGTCGGATAATTAGTGACCATTTGGGCACATGAGGAAACGGAAGAGAAGGTTTCATTGCCACATTGAGAGGACGAGATATTTGTTGAAACTTTCACTTCTTTCAAATTTTTTTGATTCAGGTCTCTTTCAAATATGGGAAATCATTTAGAGGGGCACGTTCAGTTTTAATTCATCGATGCCACTTGTATTTGATGAGGTGTAATGTACTATCTCCAAGGAGGAAACTTAATGAGATTTTGATTACACTATAAAGAGAAAAGCACAAGAATGAACATTATTAGTTTGTCACTTAGTGTATACGTCGGCAGTATTTACTCACTAATGTGACAGAAGCAGTAGAGGTTGGTTGGTAAGATCATGAGCAACGTGATGCATCACAAACACAGcactgcaacagtttctttgaATCATTGTACACAGTTTGTGAATACAGGAATAACAATATACAGTTTCTCACTACAAGATCGACTTTCCTCAACTCTTCTTTCCCACTTAGCTGTAATTGCTGGAAGAAAGAGCAACGAGAGTGAAGAAGACATTCGACACAACTTTTGTTGGAAAAAGAGAGTTCcaggaaggaaaaggaaataCCACCTAATGTCAACGTTTGACAATTATGCATGTAAATGCATTAGAGTTAGACTTATACACAGCAGCACTACGTTTGCAATAGATAAGACAGAAAGAGTGACTgtgacagcagcagaagaacACACTTTCTGTGTGCAAAATAACTCCAGGGATCTCATTTCATGGATCTCAGCATCAGTTCAAATCACATTCTTAACGATAATTGCTGCTAGAATATGTCCAAATGTggtttgtacacacacacacacacacacaacgttcTGGAGGTGAAATCAGATGATGTGTGACCCAAAGGATGTCTGAGTCAGTTGCCACGGCACCACGGCTGCACTGTTTTGTTGCTCCGGGCGCTGGGCGGACGTTATGGAgacgatatctatctatatgctGACGGGTCTATGGGCACGATAAGCTCAGAGGGTCTGGGACTGCGCTGTCTCGGGAATTCGAGGAAATAAACTGCTGCTCTGAAATGCAAATGTGGAAGAAGGCGACTCGGCTtccttattaaaaaataatgatgcAATCATCATCTGAAGGCTGAAACTTGTCTCAGAAACATTCTGTGTGCGTAGTAAGTGGCATATCCAAGTGGTATAACCACGTGCTTAAAGGAAAGCTTCAACCACACAATCACCATTTGTATGTTGTGTATTTGATTTCTTGAAGAAAAGCTTTGTCACATGCCTCCGACTGTGAAGAACTTACAATCTCTCTCACAACTCACGCAGAATAATCCAAGTCGtgtgctcactacttcacaaacacgtGCTTTTTGTCAACCTGGCTATTTAAACCCTTCCGCAGGGTGTGTTTTAATTAGCAGCGTTTAGTGGTAGGAAATTGGATAATGTTGCACAGCAGATTAAGGTTTGTTAATTCAAGGTAACATGAGGGAAGTGATTGATGCAAAAGATAATCCTTAAAGTATTCCTCTAAGTGTGTGTAATCAATTACAGCAAACAGATGGTCATGTTTTGTCAGAAGAGAGACTCTCCAGAATTAAATTGAGTTTGTAGTCAAGCGGCAAGCTAATAAAGAATACTAAATGTGTTCCCCCTGAAGATGATGTGCTCCACGTCAACCCAGGGAAAGGTGCAGcatagaaagaaagatggaaggAAGGAGTTGAGATGGAGtggcagaatataatataatatatttagagATGATCAACATTAATGTTAAGTTAACTGAAGAGTTAGGGTTACGTGAGGATGTGGTCGTCGGAGAGAAGTGAGTTCACCTGCATCTTTAGAGGTTcattagccgctactagcataacacaatCTCCAAGCAAACTGTCAGtggtcgagttgcattgtgggtaatgtaggtcatttgacagagaagaagaatctGGGGAATAACGATGACGATatttctggttctgctgcacCAATTTAgatcctttctttttttggtaAACTGTCAAACATAAGTGTGAAACACCAGCGCGATGCTAATTCGGCTACTAGAAATTCCAGATTCTCTCTGTGGCGTAATGACTAATAATTGGGATCGTTAAGTAAttgctgtgttttctctgctcAGATTGAGTGTCCACTTAATGTTTTATGCATGAGCCCTTTTAGTCCGTTTTTTAGAACTACGTGCAATTTTCTCTAATACGTCTAAAATTTCCAGCTCTCACAAAAattgctctttttttcctctgctgAGTCAAACTGTCTTTGCTGCATTTGGTTTAGAGGGTCTTTTGTTTGATCCCTGATACTTTCAACTTTGCCGAGCACTTTCCTTTTATGTgagttttgtacattttgtgaaGCTGCTTCGAGTCAGTTTGAGTCTGCTTTCACCAGGGCAGCGAGGTTATAAAGCGTTCTAGTTGGAGACAGACATGGCTGTACATCTGTTAATTCAGTTTAAATAGTAGTTTCTATAACACTGTAACACATGATGATCTACAAAGAGCAACTTCCTCCTCACAGTTTTCTTTGAGAGCTCTTTCTTCATCATCCAGAaatgaggaaaaagagaaacgAGGGTCTGGATAAACCCACTGCACGACAAGAAACAGCATCTAAACCAAAGCATGCCTGCCCCCACCCTTTAGCACAATGCTTGGTCAAAGCCTGGCTCCGATGTTTTCTTCACATCACGTTATAATATTGCATTGTTAGATGCTCACAACTCTTCTGAGGATCTGATAACATTTTGATATCAATAGTTTAGAATTGGATAATAATTGTTGACGCTTCTTAAAATTGACAGTGGATATTATTTCCCCCACTCTTATCTATTTAAAAGATTGCTGCAAAATGAAATATCCAGTAGGTGATACAACACATGactgaaaaaatacaaaaatacaagatAAAGAGTCATCTCTTCAAAGcaataacactttattttgaataacactttattttgaataacactttattttgaaattggaTTTTTGAGTATCTTTTTGGACGCAAAGAAACAAAATCTTTTGCTCAGTTTAGAAAGCACAGTACAAGATTTCAGTGAGCAGGGGGGTTTCATGCTGTCAGAGAGAGCCTGTAGCATCATGGGAAATGATTGacaatatgtttctgtcatgCAGACACAAGCAGCAGCACGAGTGAGacaggattttatttttaaatatgtgaattTATACAAAGCCTCCAAAGATAAGTCTATTAACATAACTAATTAtgtaatataaagaaatacagaaatgtggAGCCTTGAAGAAAAAAGCGACTTTTTGGATGAATTTCTTAcgaacacacactttaaagtaGCGCAGTCATGCGTAATTACAGGGattcatttatattaaacaCTGTATCGGTTATTTTCGTTGTTCATGCCTATCTGgtgtggaaagaaaacaaaagcacgTAGGCTGTTTGTGCATAATGCGACAGATGTGTTCAGCCTTCAAGGTGGGATTGAGTTTGAAGTGACTCCGCGCGCACTGAAGCTGTCCGCCTTCACTGACTTGGCACCAGTGGAGCGCGGAAAGAACAAGTTGCTCAGATCGCCGCCTCGACAGGATTATTAAGGAGAACATGTTCGGGACCTTCAATGGCATTTACTCCCGCGCTGATTATACGTCGCTTTGTTTTATTGACTGTCACAAGAGACCCAGAGAGGGAAGAGGCTTTTGACCAAGAGAACAGGTAAGGTAAGGAACTGAGCTACATTTAAACCATCATCAACAAAAGTTATTGGCTTATGAGAAAGGACATTTTTCATATtaagatttatattttaatgttattgcaGGACTCAGCAGTGTTCACTGCTCCCGTAGTCATGTATGTTGTAAACACTTTAATATAAAGCTGAGAAACTCTTATCATGGCTGTAGTGATCCAGACTaagtgaataaaatgtttagCATCTGAAGTTTAAATCCATAAATGTTGTTAGAAATGAATCATCTACCTTTTATCCCCCTCCTTCAGATTTCATTTCCACCATGTCAGCCAATGGGAGCTCAGTGGCAGGttgcaggtcagaggtcagaccAAGCAACAACACCTGCAGCCAGAAGGATCTGTCAGTCACCGCCTCTGCCTTCTCCATGACCGTGGGCGTCCTCTCCAACAGCCTCGcgctcttcatcctcctcactTCCTACAGCCGCGTCCGGATCAAGTCCAAGGCGTCCTTCCTGCTGTTTGCCAGCAGCCTGGTGGTCACAGACCTGCTGGGTCACATCATCAACGGCTCCCTGGTGCTCCTCGTCTACAGCTTCCACAAGAAATGGGAGACGTTTGACCCTCACCACATCGTGTGCAGCGTCTTCGGGGCGTGCATGGTGTTCTTTGGCTTGAGCCCCTTGTTCCTGGGGAGCGTCATGGCGGTGGAGCGCTGCATTGGAATCACCAGACCTATCTTCCACTCCACGGCGTTAGTTTTCCGCCACATGAAAAGGCTGTTGGGACTCACCTGGCTGCTCGCTGCCCTGGTGGCTGTGCTGCCTGTGCTGCTGTGGAGGCCCTACAAGGTTCAGAGCTCCAGAAGCTGGTGCTTCTTCCATATGGATGAACCCAAAGACTGGCTTGATGTGCTCCTGTCTCTGCTTTTCTCCATGCTGGGGCTGCTGGCCCTACTGCTCTCTATTGTGTGCAATGCACTGACAAGTTGCACTCTGCTGCAGGCCAGACTGAGCCGCAAGCACCACTGCAGAGGCACATCCTACCACATAGAGATGATCTGCCAGCTGCTGGCTATCATGTTGGTGTCTTGTGTGTGCTGGGGTCCATTACTGGTAAGGTTTTCTCCTCAGTAGACCTTTAACTCTTCAGAGTCACACATTCCCTGCATCCTaaaaccatgaaaatgagttggaCCTCTATTTTAATTCAGGTTTATGTAATAATAGAAGTCTGTTACTAATTATctagcattacattacattctaTTTCTGATCGTAAACCCCACATCTCCTGTTTGCCAGTGTGTCTGTCATGGATTCTGAACGTTGACTGTCGGTGTCACCGCTCATTGAGACATGAGCGGTGTTATTATCTGCGATGTGTGACGAAAAGATGACTCAAGAAAAGcttgtttttaaaggtttttgcACTGCGGCTTTCACCTGTGCATCCCTCTCCCTTTTGGCCACTGACGCTCTCGTCCTTTGCTTTATGATATGAAggctgaaatgttttaatagcTCACTTTATGACCTTTGCTTTAAAATCCAAAAATACTGCAGTTTGTCCAGATCTCTGCGGCAcatctaaacacacactcaaaataATTGCTTGCTCCTGGTTGAAAAAGCATCTCAagctctctctcctgctctatAACATGTTCCCTTTATGGCTCTTATTACTGCTGATAAAGTCCACTGtgatgtacagcaacatgccacACTGATAACAAACATTTATGGTACATTTTGGACATATGACTAAAGAAATGTGCTGAAATTAGCTTtaagtgatttaaaaacattactgTAAACTTGAATAATAGCAAACAATCGGACACTTTATCAATTTAGTGAGTtactatttatgtatttattagtttaCAATCATCACTCAGATGCTCTTGTATTCTATCATTGTAGATTTGTGAAGGTAATGAATGTGTCGCTCATGAGAAGAGCCCATTAGACATTATTAGTCTTCAGTAGGTGAGTTAGAAAATGTAATTGCTGCTTCACAGACTCTTTTGTGTAACACTGGATTATTATTCCAGTGAAGCTCGTGCTTATCTTACAGAAACACTGAGCACAATGCAAGAGGGTGCTTTCAATCAGCCAGTggaaaagttcaatatttctTAAATAAAGAATTAGAGACGGAcatgatttaaatgtaatgattgtttatttgtctatttagttttttcacTCTCCATTTTTCCACCAGATCCGCGTCATCATGCTGAGCATCAGAGCCAACGACGAGTCTTTCAGTCTCCTGATGGTGGTACGTATGGCCACGTGGAACCAGATCCTGGACCCCTGGGTCTACATCCTGCTGAGGAAGGCTGTTCTGAGGAAAATCTTCATCTTGTTTCACACCTGCTGGGACTCGAAGTCTAATAGCCTGCACCGCTGGCAGCGCAGCATGCTCCACAGCTCCATGGACACCAGCAACTCGGGTGCCGCCCCCACCAACTGCCGCTTCCTCGGCAGATTACCTCTGCAGGAAACTTCGATCAAATCCATCACCTGAACCCTGGTCACAGTGTTTTGATGTGAGAAACCATGAAGAAGCTTTGAAGATGTGCAACACTGTGTTGGAATACAAACAGTCAAGGTCATTACATAAACTACAAttataaagttgtaaaatgGTCACCATGAACTGGCAGTATTGTGCTCTATTGTATAATGTGGGATTtaactttatgttttgtttttaatttcagcTCTGTTTTATGCATCTTTGGCTCTGAACGTCTGTCCAAAATGTTCACAGTGCTCAGAAAATATTGTCAAATGTGGTTAATGCAGAacacaaatgtctaaatatacaaaataatgtaaGATCACCATTTCTTTTTCAGTCAAGATATTTGCAGCATtgatctatctctctatctatctgtctgtctgtctgtctgtctgtctgtctgtctgtctgtctgtctgtctgtctgtctgtcatcaaTAGTCTGCTTGTAGGTAATATATACAtaactgtaaatgtaatgtaatgttctgcACAGGTGCTTTTGTAGCATCTCATGTCATCTGTCTCATGAAAGGTCTTTTTTTTGGGCTGAACCGTTTCATAAAGGTGAAAATggcaaaacaaatcaaaaataatacagtgaaaatgttatatatatatatatatatatatatatatatatatatatatatatatatatatatatatatatatatatatatatatatattatgatgggTAATGTGTGTTTAGAGAAAGTTATTCTCCACTAAAAACATCTTTGAGGAGAAAGTCTCTGTGGAGTTTGGAGAGTAGCACCAGGACAATTATAGACAGTTTCAGTGTTCAATTATCATCAGTTATATTTACTAAATGCCAATAAATTATTATGATTGTTATGTTAAAGTGAAAAAACTTATTTCCAacatgaagaagacaaagaaaacacaaacaaagcacaaTACATTCAACATAAAGAACTAAAAGAATCCTGAGATCCCAAAAACAATTGaccataattaaaaacaaattgaaataacttccacaaaataaacaaggatgactaaaataaaaaatattattacaaatattacTATAAATTCTAAATCTGTTACCCTGTTCCCCATACaatcttacattttaatttcatgtcACATTACTAGGTCATTGTTTGTGAAGAGTGCACCATATATATAGGGGAGCAGCGTTTGTTAGTGTAATATATAAAGTGTCCTCTAGGTGGCAGCACGACGCTCAAATCCCTCCACCTGGTTGGAAgcgcagaagaagaaaaatccGTATGGTGGTGTGACGTAATCTCTTCCTGATAACCTCCATCTTTCAGTACCGCATGCCTGTGTGGATATTTGACCAGGTTTGGGATGACaaatgatgatgtgtgtgtaacGTGCGGGTCTCGTGCAGTGTGtggttgttggtgtgtgttCGGAGCAGAGCTGTCGGGCCGAGCCGAGCCGTGACACGCTGTGTGTTCAGTCTGTGGGccctgtgttgtgttttcatctgCAGCTGCAAGTTGGAGCTAGTCTGAGTTATTACTGCACCAGCGTGCTTTAATTTTAATATCTCTTTAAGGCATTAAGTGATTGTTCTTGttgataaaacattgtttttctgttaCTGTATTATTTTGGATGCTTCCTGGTTTAGctcatgttgttgttgcagcTCTCACAGTCGAAAGGGAAATCAGCTGCATGCTAATTGTTTAGCTGGTTTcacataatatttatttgttttcaacattGTCTTCAAATTTCTTATTCTGCAAGTGAGAACATGAATCTAGAAAAACTAGCAAAACTTCAAGCCCAGGTGCGGATAGGAGGAAAGGTAAGTTCACAcccaggaagtgtgtgtgtgtgtatgtgtgtgtgtgtgtgtgtgtgtgtgtatgtgtgtgtgtatgtatgaataCTCTCCTTTTCACTATATCAACTCTGCTAAACTGAAAACCTACAATACATCTttccataaaacattttttaaattaatttgacagACTTTACAGTGTTAAtagcatttattaaaatatattgttggatTATGTACATGATACTTTTTCAGTACAACTTTCAGATGATTAGAGctcaaatgcaaataaaaaacaaggagaatatttaaatatttgagtcTTGCAAAAAGAATTatgtagagctgaaacaattatttgatttaatcatTTAGCGA
Protein-coding regions in this window:
- the ptgfr gene encoding prostaglandin F2-alpha receptor; the encoded protein is MSANGSSVAGCRSEVRPSNNTCSQKDLSVTASAFSMTVGVLSNSLALFILLTSYSRVRIKSKASFLLFASSLVVTDLLGHIINGSLVLLVYSFHKKWETFDPHHIVCSVFGACMVFFGLSPLFLGSVMAVERCIGITRPIFHSTALVFRHMKRLLGLTWLLAALVAVLPVLLWRPYKVQSSRSWCFFHMDEPKDWLDVLLSLLFSMLGLLALLLSIVCNALTSCTLLQARLSRKHHCRGTSYHIEMICQLLAIMLVSCVCWGPLLIRVIMLSIRANDESFSLLMVVRMATWNQILDPWVYILLRKAVLRKIFILFHTCWDSKSNSLHRWQRSMLHSSMDTSNSGAAPTNCRFLGRLPLQETSIKSIT